GTTCCGGGTTTGCGTTGGATTCTGGGTGATGGGATAACTACTCGGTTTTGGACAGACAAGTGGCTTTTGGAGACTCCTTTGAGTGAGAGTGTTTTGGTACCTTTACCAGCAGAGTTTGATCAAATCCGCGTTTGTGATGTTTGGAGTAGTGGAATGGGTTGGCAACTGGATAATATTCTGCCCTATGTTTGTGCTAATGTCAGATTATGCCTTACAGCAGTTATGGTGGACACTGTTACAGGTGCTTCTGATAGATTATCTTGGGGGGAAAGTCAGGATGGGAGATTCACGGTTCAGTCTGCATATTGTTTCATAACTAAAGATATTGTACCGCAACCAGATTTAAGTGCTTTATTTGCTCGCGTATGGCAGGTCAGGGTACCAGAAAGAGTGAGGCTTTTCCTTTGGCAGGGAGTTCACCAAATCTTAATGATGAATATGGAGCGAAAGCGTAGGCACCTGTGTGATAATGGGATTTTTCAAGTGTGTAAAAGTGGTGAGGAgatgatcattcacattttgCGAGACTTCCCTGCCATGTCAGGAGTTTGGAACAGGTTAGTGCCGAGACAAAAAAGAGATGCTTTCTTTCAAAAAACCTTGTTTGAGTGGGTCTATGCGAACTTGGGAGATCAGTCAGTTGTAGGGGATTGCCAATGGTCCACGGTTTTTGCTATGACTGTTTGGTTGGGTTGGAAGTGGAGATGTGGTAATGTTTTTGGTGTAATGGGTAAATGTCGGGATCGGGTGAAATTTCTGCGAGACATTGCTAAGGAGGTGTTCCAGGCAAATTCAGTGACGAGCCAAGGGCATACAAGACCAGGTAGGGTGGAGAGGTTGATCTCATGGACCTGCCCAAGGGAAGGCTGGTGCAAGATTAACACGGATGGGGCGTCTAGAGGGAATCCCGGATTAGCATCTGCAGGAGGAGTTATGCGATCTAATACTGGTGATTGGTGCCGTGGTTTTGCCTTGAATATTGGTATATGCTCCGCACCTTTAGCAGAACTTTGGGGAGTTTACTACAGTTTGGTGATGGCATGGGAGTGTCAGATGAGTTGTGTAGAGTTGGAGGTTGATTCTGAGGTGGTTGTTGGTTTTTTACAGTCATGAATAAGTGATTCTCATCCGCTGTCTTTCCTAGTGCGTTTGTGCTATGGCTTCCTTGCAAAGAACTAGATAGTTTGAATCTCTCACATGCATAGAGAGGCTAATCGTCTAGCATATGGATTAGCTAACTATGCGTTCTCCCTACTGCTTGGTTTTCATTATTTGGATGTTTGTCCGGTTGATTTACATTCTATAATGTTAGCAGACTCTAATGGGACTGTGACATTATAGAATATTCTAATGGGACTGTGATCCCACGGCTTGTTgggttttaaactttatttcttttttaataatttgtaggAACTTATTCCCGTACggcctgccaaaaaaaaattgaaagtttgtTTATATGAACATCACTCTTGCTTTGTCACAATTTCAGTCTTCTAATCACTAAAACCCAAGCTTGAGAAACAAAGCccataactttttttctttcttaaaagcCTTCGAAGTTAGATTAGACTTTTATGAACCCACATTTACTTGCTTGGGTTTTATATTCTTTACATCACAGAAAGCCttctcatctttttgttttggtttttctcaACACTTTGTTCACAAGAGATCAGTTAGCTTCACCGAACTATATATTTTCCAGGCGTGATCATGAAGATGGTGGTTAAGACTTAAGAATATGAACCTTATATATTGTTTAGATTAACATGTGAGTTCAGAGATCGCTAGATAACaaatttcataattataatGAATCTACGAGTTTTAGAAACTGTAATGAATTTTGGTAGATTAGTAAAACTGGTGACTGATTTATACGAGTTTTGTTGATTGATGAtgagtttttataaaattatgatacTTTAATATGCAACCAAATCGTGGATCGAACATATAATGCGTGCTtctgttaaataatttgttttggcaaaatttaagaaaaattgaaattgtgAACTACAACAACAACCAGTGCACAAAGGTCTGTATCGTGGCGAATGTGTGAATCGTGGACACATGTTGCAGCTATCATAAGACTAAAAAAAGAGTTGTATATATTGAGCTTTGAAGTGTAGAATGAAGACTCAAAAATATGGCAGACATAAGAATTATGAACCATCTTACTTCTTGCTATTCAGATGTTAATTCACAAGAGATACAACTCTCAAATCAAGAACTCCAGACTGTAAGTAAACTCAAAGAGACATTAAAAGACAAGATTTTAGATCaaatcagtttcttctttcaGGCCTTAACTCAAATCCCTGAATAATCAAACCACTCTTCCAATGTCCATTCTCAGTCTCCATCATACTAATCTCAATCTCATCACTGTCTTCATCACAACCTCCATCATTGATGTAAAACTTCCCAAGCTCCACTTCACTCCACCCATCTCCTCTCTCCTTTATCTCCTCCACATTCCTCCTATCACTCTTCCTcactccttcatcttcttcttcttcctcttcttcatgttCTCTCCAAGCCCCACGCATCCACGGCCGCCTCATCCTAAACGCTCTAGAAACCATCGCGTACGAAATCCCCGAGTAACCAAAATCGCTGCGTGAGTCCTCCACCCCACCGGATTCAAGAAACACTGATCTCTTGGTAGCTTCTTTGCCCACAAAACCAACTCCAGCTTCCACAGGTACAGAATCAAACCCGTATGATCTATTATGCGCCCTCTTGAACACTACGTAAACCGAGTAATGTGTCCCTTTCGATAACAATCCGCAACTTATCTTCCCACGAACCTCAAACCAACACACATTACGCAACTCAGCCACTTTCTCAAACCtgaaaaattcaaatctaaGTAAACAAACTTTGCAATAGCACaatttcaagaaacagagagaaaacaaaaagatgagaaCTTTTACTTAGACTCGGGAACTGTAATCCATCGCCAATAAGCAGAAGAATCTCCCCAAACGATCTTCAAATCCATAGCTGATAACATGTAACACTTCTTCCCACTAGCTTTCTCCAACCAAAAGCTCtgatttttttccccaaaaacaaacaaaatcagacaTTTATACAACAGAATCATCaaattcaaaggaaaaaaagcaaaaccctGATTCCAAATTCCCGAATCGGATTCAAATTCGTTACCTTTTTGCCATCTTCAATCAAAACAGAACCATCAGCGAGAGataaaaatatctctttcttcGACAAATGATCCGCCGATCGAGGAACAACAAGTGACGAGTGCTCCGGCGGAAGAAACATCTCCCAAACAAAATCAGACTGAGCCGCCGATTTCACAGTTTTCGAAACCGAAGCCACAACGCAAGCGTCTCGTGGACTAGTGTGTGATATCAGCATCGAGATACAATCTTCCGGCAATGTATCGAATCGTGTCGTCACAGCGATCTCTTCGCTCCGTCTACTACtactccctcctcctcctccgccgctgTGAATTTGCTCCATACTGTATTTTTTGGAATCTGAGAAGTGTGATGTTATTTATGAAGCGGTGTGATGATGTGTTGTGAGCGTGTCAATGAAGTGGATATTTATATCGGTAGGCTCGTGATTCGCGAAAGACTTAGAGGTTAAGATTTTAAAGTGAGATTCCTATAATACCCTTA
The Camelina sativa cultivar DH55 chromosome 6, Cs, whole genome shotgun sequence genome window above contains:
- the LOC104790007 gene encoding F-box protein PP2-B1-like, coding for MEQIHSGGGGGGSSSRRSEEIAVTTRFDTLPEDCISMLISHTSPRDACVVASVSKTVKSAAQSDFVWEMFLPPEHSSLVVPRSADHLSKKEIFLSLADGSVLIEDGKKSFWLEKASGKKCYMLSAMDLKIVWGDSSAYWRWITVPESKFEKVAELRNVCWFEVRGKISCGLLSKGTHYSVYVVFKRAHNRSYGFDSVPVEAGVGFVGKEATKRSVFLESGGVEDSRSDFGYSGISYAMVSRAFRMRRPWMRGAWREHEEEEEEEDEGVRKSDRRNVEEIKERGDGWSEVELGKFYINDGGCDEDSDEIEISMMETENGHWKSGLIIQGFELRPERRN